The Funiculus sociatus GB2-C1 genomic interval CATTTCAACTTTAACCTAGTTTTTCTGTGAATGTCCACTGTTTATAAGTTGAGGGAAAGTAAAGCACCCTATACGATAGAATACTCAGGCGATTTTATTCTTACAGCAAATTTTTTTCTATAAGCCGCGCGATCATAGCTGTTCTAAAAGTTACACCTAGTTTGCTAAAAATTCGCCGCAAATAAGTAGCGACAGTCCAATGGGTGATGCCAAGCTGGTTCCCAATGCACTTGTTAGGTAGACCCTGTGCCACCAAACGCGCGATCGCCAGTTCACGCGGACTTAAAGTAATCTGATTCCTAAAACTAGGGCTGCACCTTACCACATAATAGCGTATTCCGTCAACATCTGACTCAAATATTACCTCATTCACCGTCTGCTCAGATTTTTGAAGCACTTTCGATGGAGAAGAAGCATCTACTTGCTCTACGAGGTGTTTCAGCATTTCTTGCGGAATCATTACCTATCCTCGCCTTATACTTAGTTTCTATTTAACGGTTAAAATTCGTGAATTTACGCAACTTATCGGGAATAAAAGCAAAGTGTGTATGTATTCTTCATAAAATTTAGGGAAAATACTAGATTGCTAACACTTTATTGCTACACTGAACCGAAAACAGATTTCGGAGCTTGGCTGATATTGGAGTAACCAAGCTGGGCGTTAATAAAAAAAGTAACTGTTAACGCATTTCTAACAGCGGCGATAACAAAAAGCTAACAGGTGAGAGCGTTGAAAGCGTAACGATGCTGTAACAATGGAGAGAGAAGCCAGCGCTAGATAGCGCTGTTGTCAGTATTTGGAATGTCTCACCCAAACATGGTTAAATGACGACGACAATCGCGCTAAATTCTAACATCATTCACAGTTTGGATCTGTCGCCAGTGCAAACGGTAATCGAAAAGCTGTTGCAAGAAGAGGCGATCGCATCCGGGGAACAGCAGCTGCTTTTTGACATCGACTACCCCCGCGAACCGGAAGATCCACGAGAACTTTCAGAAATCCCAGAAGTACGACTTTGGTTTCTTCGCCTGGATAGTCGCTATCCTTGGATGCCGTTTCTGCTGGATTGGAAATCTGGCGAATTTGCCCGCTATGCCGCCATGCTGATACCACACCAGTTCCATCGTACAGAGGGGATTCAATATAACCCAGAAGCCCTAGAGATTTTTGTAATGCAAAAAATCTTTGTTTTGTCGGATTGGATGCAGCAGATGGGAATACCTAGCCAATCGCGGCTGAAGTCAATGGCTAAAATGCTGGGTTACGAGTTGGATGATGCTTTTTTTGAACTGGTGCGCTAAATCAGTATGGGAGAAGCAATTCGTGGCGAGAATTTGTGGCGAAACCATAAGGTTTTTTGCACGAATGCTTCTCCCCTAGCCACAAACGACTTCTGATAATATGAATTGCGGAAGACTCTGAGAGGGAGGGGTTCTTTTCTTGCCTACACTTGGCGTGAATATCGATCATATTGCCACCATTCGGCAGGCACGGCGGACAGTAGAACCAGATCCCGTAGCAGCTGCGGTGCTGGCGGAACTTGGGGGTGCTGATGGCATTACCGTGCATCTGCGTGAAGATCGACGGCACATCCAAGACCGGGATGTGCGATTATTGCGGCAGACAGTGCGGACTCATTTGAATTTGGAGTGCGCCCCTACGTCGGAAATGGTAGCGATCGCTCTCGACATCAAACCTGATTATGTCACCCTCGTTCCCGAAAAAAGGGAAGAAGTAACGACAGAAGGCGGATTAGATGTCGCATCCTCAATCGACAGGATAGGCGAGATAGTGACAAGCTTGCAAAATGCTTTAATTCCTGTCAGCCTATTTATCGATGCCGAAAAAGCCCAAATCGAGGCAGCTGCAACGATGAAGGCAAAGTTTATCGAACTGCACACGGGTTGCTACGCTGAGGCGAAAGACGAAGCCAGTAGGGAGAAGGAATTAGCCGCCTTAGCCAAAGGATGCGAAATTGCGATCGCAGCTGGCATTCGAGTCAACGCGGGACACGGACTCACCTACTGGAACGTTTACCCCGTAGCTTGCCTTGAGGGTATGGAAGAACTCAATATAGGTCATACCATCATCAGTCGCGCAGCACTCGTCGGCATGGAACGAGCAGTGCGAGAGATGAAACAAGCAATTCGAGGGGCTGGGGGCTAGGGGCTGGGGGCTAGGGACTAGGGACTAGGGACTGGGGACTAGGAACTATGGACTAGGAACTATGGACTAGGAACTATGGACTAAGTAAGACTTTTTCCTCTTCCCCAACCCCCAATCCCCAATCCCCAATCCCCAATCCCCAATCCCCAATTCCCCAATCCCCAATCCCCATTAACAAAAATGCAAACTTACTACTACGTTTTGGCAAGTCAACGTTTTTTACTAGAAGAAGAACCCTTTGACGAAGTGTTGAAAGAGCGCATCCGCAACTACAACGAACAAGAAAAAGAAATTGATTTTTGGTTAGTTAAACAACCTGCATTTTTGGAGGCCCCAGAAATGGCAACAATCAAAGCTAAGTGTCCCCAACCTGCCGCCGCTGTAATTTCTACAAATTCCCAATTTATTACCTGGTTAAAGCTGCGGTTAGAGTTTGTACTTACTGGGGAATTTCAAGCACCCAACGAGTCTATTCCCGATCCGTTGGCTTCCCTTTCACCAGTGTCCTGAATTGAAGGAACTGGAGGCTAAGGGCTAGGGACGAGGGACTGGGTAAGACTTCCACCCTAATGCGATCGCTTCCTCACCAATTAGTAACGAAGAAAAAGCAAAAAGTGAATGAAAAGAGAAAAAAGCTCATCCATGAAAAAACATTTCTTTTGCATGAAAGCCTTTTTCTTTTTACCTTGTGACAGCTAAATCATGAAAAAAATATCTCTTTTACCTCTTGCCTTTTGCTTTTTACCTTTAAAAATTGCATCTGCTCAATCCCCTTCTCCAACTTGCCAGCCGCCGCGACAGGGCGAGTATTTGGTGTTGGTGAACCAGACAAGCACAAGTCAAGAACAAATTCAACGCACCTTGCCGCCAAATATCAAGACTTCAATGTGTAGATATTTTGAAGACATGATGACGCGGATTGGTGGTTTCAAAACCCTTGATGATGCCAATAGTTGGGCGCGATATGTTAATGAAATTGTGGGCTTGTCTGCCTTCGTTCTGCGACCGCCAGAGATACCGTTAAATCCGAATCTACCAACATATAGACCACAAGCTTTAGGTTCTGGTTATGCGGTGTTGGTAGATTACTTCAATAAACCGGAAGTAGCTACGCAAATGCGGCAAGTGTTGGGAAACAGTGTGGGCTTAGTTTCTTATGGGCAACGTCCCTACTTATTGGCAGTTTATACAAATAGCTCTCAAGAGGCGAGTTCGACATTGCAGAAACTAAGCGATCGCGGTTTTTTAACAATGCTTGTAGATAGTCGCCGAGTCACGCTACTCAAGTCAGTTGTTAGTCAGTAGTTGGTTGGCGTTGGAGAGTTAAAAGGTTTTAATAACTTTCCGATTCCCTAACAACTGACTAATAAGCAGGCCCAGCTAAACAGGAGACGGCGATACCTAATGCTGAACCAACAATCACCTGAAACGGTGTATGTCCTAACAACTCCTTGAGTCGGTCTTCGTTAAATTTAGGGTGTTCTTGGAATAGTTCGTCAATGATTTGGTTCAGAATACGAGCTTGCTTACCCGCGGCTTGACGGACACCTGCGGCATCGTACATGACGATGACCGCAAAAATGGTGGCGAGAGCAAATTCAGTGCTAGCCCATCCCAGCGTTTGCCCAATTCCGGTAGCCAAGGCTGTTACTAATGCTGAATGGGCGCTAGGCATTCCACCAGTGGTTACTAAGACACGCACATTTACCTTGCCATGTTGGACTAATTCAACGATTATCTTGGATGCTTGAGCGATTAAACAAGCCAGGGTAGCAACCACTAGCACATGGTTTTCTAGGATATGGGCAAAGTCCTGCATTGTGTTTTGCGTTGGGTAGGAAAGATTGGCATAGGAAGGATTGAGTTTACCGATGAAGGATGATCAGAATTTGATTCATCCTTCATCCTTGTTAGTGAGTGCGAGTAGTAATAAAATCTGCGATCGCTATCAGGGGTTCGGCTTTTTTCCCAAAAGGTGCGAGTTCGTCCTTGGCAGCTTTAACCAGTTGTTTAGCTCTACTGGCAGATTCCTCAATTCCCCAAAGGCTAGGATAAGTTGCTTTTTGTGCCTGGAGGTCTTTCCCGGCAGTTTTTCCCAACTCCTCCTGAGTCGCCGTGATATCCAAAATGTCATCCACAATCTGAAACGCCAGCCCAATATTCTGAGCATAGCGAGACAATCTTTGCAAGTTCTCCGACTCGGCTCCCGCCAAAATCGCTCCACAAACCACACAAGCTTCTAAAAGCGCACCTGTTTTGTGGGTATGAATGAAATTAAGGGTTTCCTCTTGAATATCCGGCTTTCCCTCTGATTCCAAGTCAACAACTTGACCGCCAACTAAGCCAGCAGCGCCAACGGCTTTGCCTAAACGGGAAATTACCTGTAACAGCCGTTGGGCGGGTACATTATCGCTCTGGGAGGCAATAAATTCAAAGGCATAAGCTAACAATCCATCCCCTGCCAGAATAGCGATATCCTCACCATATACTTTATGGTTTGTCAGCTTTCCCCGACGATAGTCGTCATTATCCATCGCGGGTAAGTCATCGTGAATCAATGACATGGTGTGGATCATTTCCAGAGCGCAGG includes:
- a CDS encoding response regulator transcription factor, translating into MIPQEMLKHLVEQVDASSPSKVLQKSEQTVNEVIFESDVDGIRYYVVRCSPSFRNQITLSPRELAIARLVAQGLPNKCIGNQLGITHWTVATYLRRIFSKLGVTFRTAMIARLIEKNLL
- a CDS encoding CRR6 family NdhI maturation factor; protein product: MTTTIALNSNIIHSLDLSPVQTVIEKLLQEEAIASGEQQLLFDIDYPREPEDPRELSEIPEVRLWFLRLDSRYPWMPFLLDWKSGEFARYAAMLIPHQFHRTEGIQYNPEALEIFVMQKIFVLSDWMQQMGIPSQSRLKSMAKMLGYELDDAFFELVR
- the crtE gene encoding geranylgeranyl diphosphate synthase CrtE; protein product: MVATDDLHAPKGEAPAFDLSAYLSERQGFVEAALDSSLPVTYPTQIYEAMRYSLLAGGKRLRPILCLATCELAGGTVEMAMPTACALEMIHTMSLIHDDLPAMDNDDYRRGKLTNHKVYGEDIAILAGDGLLAYAFEFIASQSDNVPAQRLLQVISRLGKAVGAAGLVGGQVVDLESEGKPDIQEETLNFIHTHKTGALLEACVVCGAILAGAESENLQRLSRYAQNIGLAFQIVDDILDITATQEELGKTAGKDLQAQKATYPSLWGIEESASRAKQLVKAAKDELAPFGKKAEPLIAIADFITTRTH
- a CDS encoding divergent PAP2 family protein — its product is MQDFAHILENHVLVVATLACLIAQASKIIVELVQHGKVNVRVLVTTGGMPSAHSALVTALATGIGQTLGWASTEFALATIFAVIVMYDAAGVRQAAGKQARILNQIIDELFQEHPKFNEDRLKELLGHTPFQVIVGSALGIAVSCLAGPAY
- a CDS encoding pyridoxine 5'-phosphate synthase, encoding MPTLGVNIDHIATIRQARRTVEPDPVAAAVLAELGGADGITVHLREDRRHIQDRDVRLLRQTVRTHLNLECAPTSEMVAIALDIKPDYVTLVPEKREEVTTEGGLDVASSIDRIGEIVTSLQNALIPVSLFIDAEKAQIEAAATMKAKFIELHTGCYAEAKDEASREKELAALAKGCEIAIAAGIRVNAGHGLTYWNVYPVACLEGMEELNIGHTIISRAALVGMERAVREMKQAIRGAGG
- a CDS encoding MgPME-cyclase complex family protein, which encodes MQTYYYVLASQRFLLEEEPFDEVLKERIRNYNEQEKEIDFWLVKQPAFLEAPEMATIKAKCPQPAAAVISTNSQFITWLKLRLEFVLTGEFQAPNESIPDPLASLSPVS